The following coding sequences are from one Clostridia bacterium window:
- a CDS encoding DUF6677 family protein, translating into MANTTNTQPVAVTPATPARAADKSKAVVATVAAWLIPGAGHFVLRRWIRGTLLLAAVSTMFFLGLGMEGKVYAFNTGDLLDILGFFGDVGSGVLYFLARNMDWGHGAIHRATADYGTKFIIVAGLLNIISAADAYHIATGKKQ; encoded by the coding sequence ATGGCGAACACAACGAATACACAACCCGTCGCAGTCACTCCGGCAACGCCCGCGCGAGCCGCCGATAAATCGAAGGCGGTCGTCGCCACGGTTGCGGCATGGCTCATCCCCGGAGCCGGACACTTCGTCCTGCGACGCTGGATTCGCGGCACTCTCCTGCTCGCGGCAGTGTCCACCATGTTCTTCCTGGGACTCGGGATGGAGGGCAAGGTGTACGCGTTTAACACCGGCGACCTGCTCGACATACTCGGCTTCTTCGGCGACGTCGGCTCGGGAGTGCTCTACTTCCTGGCCCGCAACATGGATTGGGGCCATGGCGCCATCCATCGCGCCACCGCCGATTACGGAACCAAGTTCATCATCGTCGCCGGCCTGCTGAACATCATCAGCGCCGCAGATGCGTACCACATCGCTACCGGAAAGAAGCAATAA